Proteins from one Malania oleifera isolate guangnan ecotype guangnan chromosome 4, ASM2987363v1, whole genome shotgun sequence genomic window:
- the LOC131153962 gene encoding uncharacterized protein LOC131153962 — protein sequence MELEERIKKIDHIENMMKEGRTKPFYGEASLRSSKPPFNKEIMEAPLPSRFKMPTFERYEGLSDPIDHLDTFKMVMQLQRAPDAIMCRAFATTLKGTARDWYQTLRPGSIGSFSKMEQLFTDHFLSSRRISKTTGHLMSMAQGAQETLKKFMHRFNTATLEIRNLDMGVTLATLTIALQPGSFLYSLGEKPLMDMGELMARAQKYINLEEMMDTRGSRIERKRKSSSREMGESYRSAKRQETSTLHTSPKIRGQPNKFSTYTPLNVPCYELLMQIRKKDYISWP from the coding sequence ATGGAGCTCGaagaaaggatcaagaaaatagatcACATAGAAAATATGATGAAAGAGGGTAGAACCAAACCCTTCTATGGGGAAGCGTCCCTAAGGTCCTCAAAGCCACCATTCAACAAAGAGATCATGGAGGCTCCACTgccaagtagattcaagatgcccaccttcgAAAGGTACGAAGGTCTGTCCGACCCAATTGATCATCTAGACACCTTTAAGATGGTGATGCAGCTACAAAGGGCTCCAGATGCCATCATGTGCCGAGCTTTTGCAACAACCCTTAAGGGTACTGCCAGAGACTGGTACCAAACTCTACGACCAGGATCGATCGGTTCCTTCTCAAAAATGGAACAACTGTTCACCGaccacttccttagtagccggaGAATTTCTAAAACAACAggccatctcatgagtatggcACAAGGAGCTCAGGAGACTCTAAAGAAATTCATGCACCGCTTTAACACAGCaaccctagaaatccgcaacCTAGACATGGGGGTAACTTTAGCAACCTTGACAATAGCTCTTCAGCCTGGAAGTTTCTTATACTCTCTGGGGGAAAAACCACTGATGGATATGGGGGAACTGATGGCTCGAGCACAGAAATACAtcaacctggaggagatgatggacacAAGAGGAAGTCGTATAGAACGGAAAAGGAAAAGTAGTAGCAGGGAGATGGGAGAATCCTATAGATCCGCGAAAAGACAAGAGACTAGTACACTACACACAAGCCCAAAGATAAGAGGGCAACCCaataagttctccacctacacacccctaAATGTACCATGCTATGAATTACTGATGCAGATCAGAAAGAAGGATTACATTTCGTGGCCCTAA